Within the Malassezia vespertilionis chromosome 3, complete sequence genome, the region GTTTCCGTCTCTGATACGGGGACAACGCTAACAGAAGCAACCTCGCTGGTAAAGGATGCAAAAGACGGCGTCGGGGGGATAAGAAAATCGGGCGCTGGCAAACGCGAGCTCGCATCGTGCACGCTTTCCACCTCATCTACCATGTCAACGGTAGCCAGTCCTGGCAAATCCGGAGCGTCCGCTGATGCAGACACAGCACCTGACCGAGCTTTGGTCGACAAAATCGGCAAGGCATGCAGGTCGCTCTGCGTCTCACCCACCATCTTTGTGCTGGTCGTCGCTTCCGTGCCTGCACCTGTGTCGCTGTTAGCTCGGCCAGTaggcgccgcagcatgctTGGTTGTGCTGTGCGTTTGGCGCTTGGTGTGCACACTTGCCTGCCTTGAATGCGCGTTCGATGCCCTACTCATCACGCGGCGTTTCCTCCGCACTGGACTCGCCTCCTCCCATAACGAAGCAGCGGGAGTGGTCATCTCTGTGTACGATCTTGTCGCTGCAGCGACATAATCCTCCTcgtctgcgcgcggcgcgactcGTTTCGTCGTTGCGTGCATGTACGACGATGCGGACAAGGTCGCCGTGGCAAGCCCCTCTTTCGCAAACGGCATGCGCACAAGCGATCCAAGACCTGTGACCTTCCACGCAGTGCCAAGCACCCATATACCACGCCCCACAATCCGCACGTACAAAATGTACGAAACGCAGCCGACAAAAAACatgagcgccgcggcgagcgtcAACAAATCGAACAGCTCTGCGCGTTCCATCTGTCTGATAATCAACACCGAGTTCTGTAGCAGCTCACCGAAAGACCCGTACGCAGCATTCACTTGTACAATCGTCTCGCTCGATTCTTCCAGAAGCTGGGCGCTGTATCCCGATTTTTCCAGCTCGGTCGACAtgagcgcgacggtgcgctgcagcgcactcGTCACGTCTTCAGAtgccgcagcggctcgGTCGTCTGCTGAGCCTGGTTTGacagcgccgacgcggTTGCGCGCACTAGCAGATCCGAGTCGCAACGCttcacgcgccgccgattCTTGCTTGGCTagcacggcgcggtgtgcagtgagcagtgcacgccgcgcagcaacgcgcagcgcatcatgTGTATCACGATCCGCCTTGGCTGCAATCGCAatggcgtgccgcgctgcaggcgtGTCGCCCTCTTCCGCCTCATCCGCAACGCtctgtgcaagcgccgcgattTTGCCGAGCGTAGCGTGAAGACCGGACTCAGCCGCAGCAAAATCAGACAGGGTCAAGCACTGCCCTAGTTCAGGTAGCTGTACCTCACGTAcatcgcgcacgcggcgcgccgcgctctcccgcagcgcctgcacggcgcgggGCAACAGTTCGTCCACCATGGCAAAAAAATGGacgtgcacgcacggcgagcgGCACGTGGAGTTTGCTGACTCATGCTGACGGTGCCGGCGTGAAAGCGGGCGCTAAAGTGGGGGTGGGGTtcgggcgctgcgctgtcTTCTCATACAGCACTATGTCCATCCCCAGGCGTTTTGATCTCGATCTTGTGGTGAACACGTTTCATGCACTGTTCGCACTCCCCTCCCTTGTTATCCttccggcggcggcgctcttCCTTGCGAACCGCGGTCAGCCGTTCGATGCGATGCTTCAGCAGGCGTCGAAGGTCTGCACCTGGCACGAGCTTGTGTGCGTGAAGCACAAGTGGATTAGCTGGGTGATGATCTTTATCGTGATCAAAGCAATTGGCCGCTACCTGGGCCGCCGTGCCGAGAACAACGGCGTGATGGAGCGTGACCCGCCGAACTGGAGCAAGGAGGTGATTGCCATCACCGGTGGTGCTACTGGCATTGGCCAATCGACCGTTGAGCTGCTCTCGAAGAAGTACAAGGCCCGCATCGCCGTCCTCGATGTCGCCGACCCGCAGTATGAGAAGGCTGCGCCGGATGCACCTCCCATCCTCTGGATTCACACCGACGTGACCAAGCCGGAGGCGATTGCTGCCGCCCACGAGAAGATCAAGGAAGTGTTTGGCACCTCCCCCTCGGTCGTGATCGGCTGTGCTGGTATTGCTGTTGGTGGTCCGATTCTTACGACTTCGTCTGCCCTTGTCCAGAAGACGTTTGACATCAACGCACTCCAGCACGTCCGCCTTGCCAAGGAATTTGTGCCGTTCATGGCCAAGAACAACCACGGCCATTACATCACTGTCGCTAGCTCTGCTTCCTTCTACACCCCGCCCCTGCTCTCTGCCTACTGCATGTCGAAGGGAGCTGCGCTCGCCTTCCACGAGGAGCTTCGCGTCGAGCTTCGCGTTGCGTACAACGCCCCCCGCGTCCGTACTTCGGTCGTCACTCCGACAAAGGTGCGCACCCTCCTTGGCCACGCCATGAACGATGCTGAGAACTCGTTCGTGGACCCTACTCTGGAGCCGATCGAGGTCGCTTCCGCAATTGTCAACGCCATTGCCGAGGGCCGCTCGCACACGATCTCGCAACCCGTGATTACCAAGCTGCTGCCGTttgtgcgtgcgatgcCCGAGTGGTTCCGCACGATTGTGGCCAAGCTTGGTGAGACGGACTCGTCGCTCACCACCGACTCGATCCGTGCCGCCATCAAGGCTGGCTACGGCAAGAACCTCGGTGCCGAGAACTATGAAAGCGTTCTCCAGGGCCTGGACCCCTCGTACACGTCCAAGACTGCTTAGTTCCGTAGTAAATAGTGGCCTAATTACAatgccgctgcgcatcgcgtcTCTACCCTCCAGCTCCTCTACTTGCTGGAGCGATGAGCACGGTCCAGATCACGTGGAGTCACTTGCCTAATTGCGCAGATTGGCCCAATTCGCCACTCCACAATGGAGCGATGGGCAGCGTTCCACACGGCACATTTCCAGGATGCGGCACGACGCCAGTggtttgccgagcagctcagcgcgcagcactgcacgcgGGACGAGCTTGAAGATGCATACACGACGCCAGCGGCGGGTGAGGACGAACGCGCGTGGCAAACGCGCTACGGACTTGCCCACCtcacgccaagcgctgcgcggatATTTGACCATAGCCGCCGCTTCcgcgagcgccgtgcatcgATGCATGCGGGCGAGACTGACGAGCttggctcgctgcgcgcgcgtgcgctggacgcgATGCAGAAACGACGCACACAGCAGTGAGCTTAAACCTACCTGTACGTATACTACGGTCTATGATGGTAGTCATCCTTACGCGCGAATCCTGAGCGAGAACACACTTGGGTGCCGCAGAGACTCACGTCTGCTGCCGCACCTGCGATGCCTGAGACTGCACCATGGCGAAGCGGCTGACGAAAGCACGTGACCTCGGCATCGGCCGGCTGCCTGTTTGTAGACTACGTTTTTGATTATACCATGTCCATGTTCCGTGTTATGCTCCCTCGCACctcgcttgctgcgcgcgtggcgagGCCTGCACTGCCCATGcccatgcgtgcgctttCCACGCAGAACATCTACTGGAAGGAGaaccgcgcggcggcagaaGAGTTTGttggcgtgcgcgagcacgctgccgagcacgctgcaggTGCGTCTTTTTTGCCCGACAAACTAACGTACAGGTTCTACTCAGCTCTGGCGCAGGGTCACTGTTTACATTCTTGCACCGCTCTGTGTTGTTTTTGGCGTCTACATGTACCGCATCGAAtctgcacacgccgcgcaccacgagcacgagctcgaggagaACGGTGGAGAGCTTCCGGAGCGCCCTGACTATGAGTACCTGAACATGCGGGCCACGTCATTCCCATGGGGCCGCCAGACGCTTTTCTTCAACCCGAAAGTGAACTACCCTGCCGGGGAAGCGTAGGCCGATAAGGACACAATGATCCTCACTGCTATAGATCGGTAGTGTATACGAACCACTGCGCAGGAAACTGGAGCTGGATGCAGAGTATAGGTAGAGCCATGCCTCTCATAGAATGTGTTCCAGgctccgcatcgcgcattCTGCTCCGGCCGATACCTCCACGGTGCCAagtggcgctgcgtcgtTGCGCTTGCGAATGACTGCTAGGCATATTTTCCACAATACGTACGGGGCTGGGGATTGGAGCTATGCATTATTTTTCGGGCTGCGAAGTATCGCCTTGCTCAAAAAGGATCTCTTCAATGCGCTTCGAGAGGCCAGAAATCTCCTTTTCAGGCGTTGCGCTctctgcatcgctcgcAATTTCGTCACCTTCTTGCACCTCCTCGTCACCTTCGGCATGACTCTGCAGCTGGTGCACAAGATCAAGAATGTGCGAGCTGCCCCGAATATGTTGCTCAAGCTCGCTATTTCCACTCTCCAGGAGCTGCACCAGTGTCCATACAGCAATGTGCTGGAAGGTGCTGTCATCCGACTCGAGGAAACGCACAAGGTAGCCGCACAGACCGCCATTTGGCTTGTCCCATACAGCATTGAAAGGCGCGTAGTCGTCCGCCTTGCTGCTCAAGTTACCAATCGCGGCAGCAGAGTTGCCTTGCACTTCAATCGAAGCGCTTGCAGTCAGCGGAAGCAGCACCTCGAGGATGCCCATGTCGAGCAACTGCGGCTTGAGGTCCTCCGAGAGAGCCAGCACGGCAGTGCATGCCGTCATCTCACTCTGGACACTGAGTGGAACGTGCAAGACAAGCTccttgatgcgctcgacggcgcCCGCATCAATTATGGCCGCTTTATTCCGCTCGTTGCTCGCCGCAAggttgcgcagcgtactGATAGCATGGCACTGCAGCTCTTCGTTCTCCTCGTGACTGAGGAGGTCAATGAGGGGGTGCAAAAAGCCGGCATCGATGATAGGACTCTCGTTCATCGGGTGGATTGATACGTTGCGTACACAAGCGGCGGCCGAAAGAATGAGCGGGAGGAAAGAGGAGCGCAGGAGACGCAAGAGCGGCGGCAGACCGTTGCTACGCACAATCTCGATCTGATACTTTTCGTCCGACGCCaggttgcgcagcgcaagtgctgcCTGGCACTGCACCTTCAGGCTGCCATTCTCCATGAGTCCGATCAGGTTCTGCACGAGCCGTGGCTCGCTTTGTACAAGCTTCTTCCTGTTTGCACTGTCCACAGCAATGTTGCTCAGCGCGGTGGTACAGTAGTACTGTACGTCCGAGTCAGGGCTCGCGAGCAGCGAAACAAGCACGGAGATCGCACCGGCGTTCACTAGCTGCAGCCTATTCTCGTCGCTGTGCGTCATATTGAGCAGTGCACCGGCcgcgttgcgctgcacgcggaTATCCTTGGAGCGCGCAAGACGTGTGAGCGGGACCAGCGCCCCAGACTTGGCAATCTTGGTCTTGTTATCGTCGTGGGTGGCAAGGTTGGTGATGCAACCGACTGCATTACATTGCACTTCGACGTTAGGACTCAGCATTTGGCGGATAAGCGGCTCGAGACCGCCAAGCTTGACAATCAGCAGCTTGTTTTCCGCATTAACTGCTAGGttgccgagcgctgcactcgatgcacgctgcacctcAACATCGTGCGACTGGAGCAAGAAGAGCACGGgctcgagcgtctcgcgGCCGACTTCACGCACCTCCTTTTCCGTGATTTCCGCAAAAGCTAATGCAGCACTTCGCTGGAGATCGACATTATCGCTGAATGAGAGCGTGGAAAGCGCACGCAGGGGTTCTCCCTCAAAGAAGTTGGTCTCATTGCGGTTTTCAAGGTACTGCAGCAGATCAGCCACAGCATCGCGCTCGTTATCCAAAAGGAGGGGCTCGTACTGGGGCCCACGTGCACCAGTACAGCAGCTACAAATGTTTCCCATACCACTCACTTGTTCTTACTGATGTGCGGTATAGAACCTCTTCGTGCTTTCGCGAAACAAGTTAAAGTAGCGGTGTTGCGGCAAGCGATTTTGACGGCGCGACCCGCTGGTGGCGGGTTAAAGCACTCGGCCGAATAAAAATGGAATGTGGAGGAACAAGGCACAACTACAGAAAACTGCCTGAATCGCCAGCGGAGAAGCGCGAGGTGAGCTGTGTCGCGTCTTTTatggtgcgcgagcgcgagcgctcGTCCATAAGGCGTGAACCGGCGCCGAGAACCTTGTCTTTGTCAAAATATGTAAAGGAAGGGTTGTTCTGCAGATCCTCTGCCTCACGCTCTGCACGCGTTTTTCGTGGAGGTGTagacgagcgcgagcgtcgTGAGGATCGGTGACGGTGCCGCAACTCACCGCGCCAATGGTCATCACGGTGGTGGCCATGTCGACGCTGGTGCTCGCGGCGGTGCTCGCTATCCCGGTCCCGGTGCCGATACCGGCGCTCGCGATCTCTGTCACTCTCCACATCCCTCTTGCTATGCGTAGTGTGTCCTGTGCTTCGCTCTtcaatgcgccgcaccttATGCTGCTCAACCAGGCTCGGGCCCCGTTCTTCATTCTGCGATAAGTAGCGCACAGACCACGTACCAATGCAttggcttgcgcgcggatcTGGGCATCCCGGCGCGAGGCCCGCTTACGAGCAAGTCGGTCCGATTCATCCTCCTCTACTTCCTCCACATCCACACCCCCCGCTTTCCTAATACGCTCTAGGCGTTCTTGTGGGGTCTCTGTCCATAACCGCCTTGCTTGTGTTGCCTCGCTATTGGACATATTCGTCCCTCCTGAACGCTGAacgcgcgctccagcacCACCCTGTTGGAAACCGCGTGATCGGAGCGGTGCACCTAGGATCGCTTGCATACCGCGGTCTTCTGGCATGTCCAGCATCCAGTCTGGCCGTTGGGATGCTGGTTTGGAAACGGCACTCTTGTTACGTTAGTATCGTGTAGACGTACCTCTTTTGCTACTTCCAAGcgtgcctcgcgctcccGGAATGCCTGCGCCCCACTCGTTTCCAGCGTACTGCTCCGAGGCTCGGGCATTGGCCCGatttcctcgtcgctgttCTCCATCGTGACGCGAAGCAAGCGTAACTCCACAAGTCATGTGATCGACGACGCACGGCCGTTTGCTTCCATCATCATGGAACCGGAGCGGCCCAAGGAGAAGGTGCCGATCCCTGGTGCAGACGGCTGGCTGCGAGTTACGACGACGCATGGAAATGTATTTTATGCACAGAAGAAGACTAAGCGCTCCGAATGGACGATTCCAGACGAGATTCGCGACCATGTCGAGGCAATGGAAGCTTCCATGCAACAAGAACGACACGCGAAACGGGCACGAACCGAGCCCGTAACCGAGCCCGTAGACGTTGTCAAGGAGGAAGTGATTGTTGCTGAGCCTGTGCCGGATCCAGAACCCGTTGTCCCCGAGCCTGCGCCCGTTGCACTTCCGCCCGCGCCGGATCTGTCGTTCGAAGAAGGGCGTGCTTTGTTCATGGGAATGCTTACATCCTTGAATGGCACGCCGTCTGAAGTGAATCCTATGGCACCATGGGATCAAGAACTTCCGAAATTTGTACATTTGCCGGCATACAGCTCGCTCCGAAGCTCGCGCGACCGCGAAGATGTGTTTAATGAATGGTGCAAGTTGAGGCTGCGTGAGAAACGCGAAAAaacgacgcggcgtgcccCTGCCCCTGCCCCAACACATCCATCGGATTGTGAGCggcagctgcgctcgtTGTTTAAAGAGCAAATCGTATCTTCGCGAACGACGTTTGACGATGCAAAAAAACAGTTTGGCACCGATCCGCGATTTACCGCTGTACAAAACCCAAAGGCTGTATTCAATACATGGATGCAGGAGCTCGTGGAGAtcaagcgccgcctggcgcgcaatgcagaTACAGCCTTTGCAGCGCTACTGACCGAGCGACTTCTTGAACCCGCAtcgctgcttggcgaggaGGGAATCCAAGGGGAACCAGACAAGGACCAGGCAGCCCAAATCTGGCTCAAGGCAAAAAAGACACCGGGACTTGTAGAGGATAAGCGGTATGATGCGGTAGGCAGTGCTACGCGACGTGCCGCTCTTTTTGCTACATGGCTACGTGACGGGGTGCGTGTACAGACAGCAGTGGAACAAGCGCCACAAGAAGTGCCGCAGGCCAAGGAGAGCGAGTCGTCCGAGGAACGCAGAcaacgcgcgctgcaaaatcGGCAAGCACAAGTGCTCCGGGACCAGACGCGTATGCGAGAGCGCAaccgcgctgcgcgattTGACCTCGATAGTGAGCGACGGTACGTATTCGCACCCTCTGACCCCAGCGAAACCGATTTCCGCCAGCTGTTGCTGGATGTTGTGAGCGATCCAACGCTGACATGGGAAGATGCTCAAGGCCTCCTGTCGCGCGACGATCGATTCCGTCCAGCGGCAATGCGCGATACTCTCCAGGACGAGCAAAAGGCACAATTTTTTGCGGagcacattgcgcggctcCAAAATAAGAAACGTGATCAACTCGCGCGGCTCTTTAGCAAGCATACCAAAGATGAGCACGGCAGGGAGCGTCTCGATACGGCCATGGACACGGTGCTCGCCAATATCCGTACGGACGAGGGATTTGACGCAGGGCTGAAACGCTTTCTCGGCGAAGATGCAAGCGTGCATCGGAGCCGCACTACGACACTAGAGCGCGAGTATGAAGCATGGGATGCCTGGCGACAGACTTGCGCGAAATCCGAGTTCCAGGATATGCTCCGCGAAAACGCCTTTGTTACGTTTTGGGGCGGATTACGCAAGGAAAAAGAGCAGCACACCGAGCAGCCCAGCGGTGCGGAGCCAATCCCCGAAGATGAAGAGGCGGATGAAGAGGCTGTCTCTGTGCTGGACATGGCCTCCAATGTGGATCTACGTGAAATGGAATCGGTACTACGGGTATGTATGAAAAAGCGCGAGAGCTCATGGCAGAACGACAAGCGCTACCAGAtttttgcgcatcgcccCGACGAGCGTACAGAATGGCTCAAACAACATCTGGCACAGTTATCGGTGCCTAAGCGAACAATTCATCAAATGCATATAGACAGATAGCTTTAGGCGCGAGGGAGGAACATGCTCCATTCCAACGCATACCCAAGCGACGTACCCGGAACGCCAAGGAAGAGGTGAGAAGAACGCGGGGTATCAGTGCCCACAGAAAAGCACTGCTTTCCATCGGCGCATtgcggcatgcgcggcgtAAGATCAAAGAAACTCCACAGTTTCCGAAAAGGTATCGACATCCAGCAATGGGCACAGATCGCGTCTGGCGCCGTCGGAAGCGATTCGGGCGGCGCTATAGCTGCAGAAGGTGCGGAAATGTTGCCAAGCCACTCGAGCACGCGGGTCATCCCAAAAGCGACGCGTACGTCTGATGAGAAGAGGCTTGAGGAGGAAAACTGCACCGGCGTGGACGCCGTGTACCAATTACACGACGTCGCCAAGAGCAAGAATATAATTGCGCCACAATAAATGCAAGGGCGTGTCTGCACCGTGTAGCTCAGTACAAACAAAATCAGGAACAAGGGGGGTGCCGCAGGGAAGGGCAGCACAAACAGAGGCAGCCACCATCGGAGACAATACATGTGGTGGAAAATGTGGAGGCGGAAAACGACGCAAGGCGCTTTTTCGCTACGGCACTACAGCTTGGAGGTGCTCACGTCGGTGTGTAAAAACGGACGTATGGCAGCTTCGATTTGCGGGTACTCTAGTAAAAATCCATCGTGGCCTTCCGGGCTTTCGATATGCACAAGGGCGGACTTGGGAATGCTCGCGTGCACGAATTCTTGCTCGTTGGGCGTGTACAGCAAATCGGACGTCACCGAGAGGATTTGGACACGCGGTGCCACCGGCGCAACTCCAAGGTATCGAAGCACTtgtgcaagcacagcaGTACTATTCGACTGGTCCACATCTTGCGTCCAACTTGTACGGTCGCGTGCAGCGTCATGTGTGTCCAACTTTTGGGTCAAATGGATGTAGCACAAGGCATCGAAGCGTTTTACAAACTTGTTCCCGTGGTGATACAAGTAGGACTGGACCGCATACTGCTCGCGATCCTGCTCCTGCTTCTGCTTGAGGATATCAGGAGAAGGCGCCTCATCGCCCTCCTCCATCAGCGAAGACGCTTCAGGGTTCAGTTTCCGAGGGGCGGCCTTCTTGACATTCgttgtgccgcgcaagcggctGAAGCGGCGCTCAAAACTTTGCGGCTGGCGGTAGGTCATCAACGCACACATACGCGCAGCCGCGAGCCCTTTTTCAGGGGGGTCGCGCAAGAGGTAACGTCCTTGGTTGTACTTTTCATCCGCCATAACCGCCCGGCGCTGCACTTCGGACCACGCAATGCACCATGCCGAGTGTCGTGCAGAGGATGCCAAGGCAACAATCGCACGGACGTATGGCTTGTCCTTCGGCGTCGCCTCCGCCATTGCATTCGGAGAGGAGGGATGGCGCACAGGGAAGCAAAGCGGCCACTCTAGCGCGGCCATGCCGCCCATAGACCCACCAATcaccgcggcgagctgctcgacgccgagGTACTCCAACACGCACTTGTGCAGGCGAacgtcgtcgcgcaccgtTGACGAAGGGAAATCAGCACCCCACCACATCTGCTCTTCCTGCTCCATGGGCTTGTCGatgtgcggtgcgcgcaccCAAGCACCGTTTGTGAACATTTCACCGTGCTTGCGTGTGAGCGGACTCGCAGTCCCGTACGGCGACCCAATTGTATTACAACACACAATAAAGTAGCGTGTAGGGTCCAAGGTATGCCCAGGGCCAAACAATGGACCCCACCATTCCGCGACGTTGGCATTGCCAGAAATGGGATGGCTTACAAGTACGACATTCGCGCGGTCACGGTCGAGCGTGCCCCACGTTTTAAATGCTACCGGTGCATTTGTGAGTATTGCGCCATTCTCCAAGGTAAACTCAGGTATGACGAGGTACCGTTGGTCGATTTCTACCGCCAATGGCGTGGTCGGCCCTTGCACTTCCACCGGCGCACTGAGCATGGCGACACGGAGCAACGGGCGATTGACTCGCGGACGCACGTGGACAGTTTACCTCCACAACGCATTGGCCACTACACTACACTACAAGCTTGGCTAgcagtgcgccgtgcggcgaCTGCTGCGTCTGGGAGAGCAGCTCGTTAAAGTCGGGATAAGCGGAGACCTCACAAGTAGTACCGAGCTTGGCCAAGACACGCAAAGCTGCGTGCGTGAGCTCCGTTGCTTTCTCGATTTCCTGCTTGGTTGCACCGTCGCGTGTCTTTCGCGTCAAGattgtgcgcagcggcccGACCATATCAGACAAGAACGGCGCTATCTGTCCCGGGACTAAATCCACGAGCCGTACAATGATCAGGCACCCAAGCAGTTTAATTCCGTCGTCGTCAGACAGCGTCTGCACGGCACATTTCGCAACGTCAGGAACATGCACCTGCTCGAAGCTGTTATCCAGCAGGGTAAAGATGGTCTCGAGCGCGTTCTTGCGCAGATCGAGCCCGTCATCCTGAATCACTGTGAATGGACCCATGGCCACTTTGCGCTTCAggtcctcgcgcacgactGTCGCCTGGAACAGCTTGGGCAGGAGCATGCCCAGGTGCGCCTTTACCAAATCTGGGCGATTGTacagcgcagcatgcaaTGCCATGACCGCATTGCGGCGTACAAGCAGGTGCTGATCAGAGAGCAGTTGCAGGAAATACCAGAGCGCAGGAGAGAGAGACTCGTCGAGTGCATGCGCTCGGTCCAATGTGACCATTGttcgcacggcgccaagcaccatggcgcggcgcgatgcgagCGGCGAGTTTacttcgcgctcgagctcggcgagcagcgtggGTGGCTCGGTGAACACCATCCGTGCCACACATTCGCTGCAAACGTCCAATGCTACCTGTCCGGCGTCGTCAACTTCTTCCGGCATTCCAAGCGCAAATATGGCTGGCCACAGCGTGTGGGACATATgtttgagctgctcgtgcgAAGCAATGGCGAGTGCATCGCGGAATATGCGTAATGTCTGCAACGGTTCCTGATCGAGCCGTGCTTGGACGAGCGCAAGGAACTGTGCGTCGCCGAGGAGCATTCCGCCCAATGCAAACGAACGGCCCGCACTTtctggcgcggcgaggatTCGTGCAAATGTACTGCTCGCGTTCGGCCAACCACATAGTGTACCTTGCTGTCCAAGCACCCCCAGTGTGTACAACGCCAGAGACTGTCCTGCAGAGTCTACAGCACCGACCATCTCGCTTACACGGCCAAGCACACTGGGAAGCGCGGCAGAAGTactcgctgcagcgcccaagcaccgcgcaaaGGCGAGCGGCACTGGCACATTATGCAGCTGCCCTGCACTCTGTGTCTcccacgcacgctccaaGCTGCTCACAAGCGCtggcgcaagtgcatctTCCGCCGCGGCCAGGGACCGAAGCAGAACGGTGAGCGCATCCACAGCCTTGGGCGCCAATACCGGTGAGCCAAGCAAAGGgaggagcggcggcagcagTGCATCTGCAACTGCGCGCGCTAGCGTCGGATCGACCTCGACAAGTAcatcggcgagcgcaagggCAGGCGCCAGTGCAGGCGACTCGATCTGCAGCGGGATCGTAGCGAGTAGCTGGACAATTGCAGTACGGTCCTGTACTGGCATCTGCTCGCGAAGCAGAGAGATGGCGGCTTGCAAGCACTCGAGTGCCAATAAGCCATTGTGTTTGTGCGCATTCTTGGCGAGGCCAATTAGGATCGGCAAGCATCCGCCTGCAAATGCGTCCCAATAAAGGCCCTGCCTGTCGGCACTCTGCAACACGTCCAGCGTGACAGCGAGTGCTGCGGGGCGTAGCACTTCGTGCTGTAGCCGCGCCTTGAGCGTGTCCAATGCCACAGGCAAAGCATCTTCCAAGGCAGAAGCGCCTAGGCTCAGCAGGAGGCCGAGCGTGGCAAGCGatgcttcgcgcagcgattgGTCTTCCTCGGCTCGCTGCATTACATCGATTGCAACTTGGTACAGACGCATCAGCTGAGGCTGGatcgcttgtgcgccgagTACGGGCACGACACTTGAAATCAGCAGCGCGGTCGCACGCATTCCCTCCAATGCCGTGCGATGCTGTTTGCTGAAACTCGCTTCGGAGAACACATGCACAACATAGTCGAGTTGCCGCGCAGTTTCttttggcgccgccgcggccagcTCCGAAAAAAGCGCCACGGCGGCGAGTGTCCTACTGCGCCCTCCG harbors:
- a CDS encoding uncharacterized protein (COG:K; EggNog:ENOG503NXVM); the encoded protein is MEPERPKEKVPIPGADGWLRVTTTHGNVFYAQKKTKRSEWTIPDEIRDHVEAMEASMQQERHAKRARTEPVTEPVDVVKEEVIVAEPVPDPEPVVPEPAPVALPPAPDLSFEEGRALFMGMLTSLNGTPSEVNPMAPWDQELPKFVHLPAYSSLRSSRDREDVFNEWCKLRLREKREKTTRRAPAPAPTHPSDCERQLRSLFKEQIVSSRTTFDDAKKQFGTDPRFTAVQNPKAVFNTWMQELVEIKRRLARNADTAFAALLTERLLEPASLLGEEGIQGEPDKDQAAQIWLKAKKTPGLVEDKRYDAVGSATRRAALFATWLRDGVRVQTAVEQAPQEVPQAKESESSEERRQRALQNRQAQVLRDQTRMRERNRAARFDLDSERRYVFAPSDPSETDFRQLLLDVVSDPTLTWEDAQGLLSRDDRFRPAAMRDTLQDEQKAQFFAEHIARLQNKKRDQLARLFSKHTKDEHGRERLDTAMDTVLANIRTDEGFDAGLKRFLGEDASVHRSRTTTLEREYEAWDAWRQTCAKSEFQDMLRENAFVTFWGGLRKEKEQHTEQPSGAEPIPEDEEADEEAVSVLDMASNVDLREMESVLRVCMKKRESSWQNDKRYQIFAHRPDERTEWLKQHLAQLSVPKRTIHQMHIDR
- the SEC20 gene encoding Protein transport protein sec20 (TransMembrane:1 (i210-232o); COG:U; EggNog:ENOG503NXYN), with the translated sequence MVDELLPRAVQALRESAARRVRDVREVQLPELGQCLTLSDFAAAESGLHATLGKIAALAQSVADEAEEGDTPAARHAIAIAAKADRDTHDALRVAARRALLTAHRAVLAKQESAAREALRLGSASARNRVGAVKPGSADDRAAAASEDVTSALQRTVALMSTELEKSGYSAQLLEESSETIVQVNAAYGSFGELLQNSVLIIRQMERAELFDLLTLAAALMFFVGCVSYILYVRIVGRGIWVLGTAWKVTGLGSLVRMPFAKEGLATATLSASSYMHATTKRVAPRADEEDYVAAATRSYTEMTTPAASLWEEASPVRRKRRVMSRASNAHSRQASVHTKRQTHSTTKHAAAPTGRANSDTGAGTEATTSTKMVGETQSDLHALPILSTKARSGAVSASADAPDLPGLATVDMVDEVESVHDASSRLPAPDFLIPPTPSFASFTSEVASVSVVPVSETETRSISAPHASVHTSMGTSMPAVHSMHTESLAETAFSVPTNVAENLSASQDPSSLAPSTRISSVDTTSPLGPTPTLPSMHTTQELSTSTGESTSDTTSISFSTASPDLTALTTSPRLDNVPSPNAASAPPSTSSTSSTSTVFPQDDAMFSPSSASAEVVEEMDDAPMYHDEL
- the VAC8 gene encoding Vacuolar protein 8 (BUSCO:EOG09261JUE; COG:U; EggNog:ENOG503NU9V), translated to MGNICSCCTGARGPQYEPLLLDNERDAVADLLQYLENRNETNFFEGEPLRALSTLSFSDNVDLQRSAALAFAEITEKEVREVGRETLEPVLFLLQSHDVEVQRASSAALGNLAVNAENKLLIVKLGGLEPLIRQMLSPNVEVQCNAVGCITNLATHDDNKTKIAKSGALVPLTRLARSKDIRVQRNAAGALLNMTHSDENRLQLVNAGAISVLVSLLASPDSDVQYYCTTALSNIAVDSANRKKLVQSEPRLVQNLIGLMENGSLKVQCQAALALRNLASDEKYQIEIVRSNGLPPLLRLLRSSFLPLILSAAACVRNVSIHPMNESPIIDAGFLHPLIDLLSHEENEELQCHAISTLRNLAASNERNKAAIIDAGAVERIKELVLHVPLSVQSEMTACTAVLALSEDLKPQLLDMGILEVLLPLTASASIEVQGNSAAAIGNLSSKADDYAPFNAVWDKPNGGLCGYLVRFLESDDSTFQHIAVWTLVQLLESGNSELEQHIRGSSHILDLVHQLQSHAEGDEEVQEGDEIASDAESATPEKEISGLSKRIEEILFEQGDTSQPEK
- the COX6A gene encoding Cytochrome c oxidase subunit 6A (COG:C; TransMembrane:1 (i67-84o); BUSCO:EOG092654RM; EggNog:ENOG503P7D2), encoding MSMFRVMLPRTSLAARVARPALPMPMRALSTQNIYWKENRAAAEEFVGVREHAAEHAAGSTQLWRRVTVYILAPLCVVFGVYMYRIESAHAAHHEHELEENGGELPERPDYEYLNMRATSFPWGRQTLFFNPKVNYPAGEA
- a CDS encoding uncharacterized protein (TransMembrane:2 (i12-36o65-83i); EggNog:ENOG503NUZA; COG:Q), producing MSIPRRFDLDLVVNTFHALFALPSLVILPAAALFLANRGQPFDAMLQQASKVCTWHELVCVKHKWISWVMIFIVIKAIGRYLGRRAENNGVMERDPPNWSKEVIAITGGATGIGQSTVELLSKKYKARIAVLDVADPQYEKAAPDAPPILWIHTDVTKPEAIAAAHEKIKEVFGTSPSVVIGCAGIAVGGPILTTSSALVQKTFDINALQHVRLAKEFVPFMAKNNHGHYITVASSASFYTPPLLSAYCMSKGAALAFHEELRVELRVAYNAPRVRTSVVTPTKVRTLLGHAMNDAENSFVDPTLEPIEVASAIVNAIAEGRSHTISQPVITKLLPFVRAMPEWFRTIVAKLGETDSSLTTDSIRAAIKAGYGKNLGAENYESVLQGLDPSYTSKTA